In Streptobacillus canis, one genomic interval encodes:
- a CDS encoding ATP-binding cassette domain-containing protein, protein MAEVILKNVEKQYPNGFKAVHGINLEIKDGEFMVFVGPSGCAKSTTLRMIAGLEDI, encoded by the coding sequence ATGGCAGAAGTAATATTAAAGAATGTAGAAAAACAATATCCAAATGGATTTAAAGCAGTACATGGAATAAACCTAGAAATAAAAGATGGAGAATTCATGGTATTTGTAGGACCATCAGGATGTGCAAAATCAACAACACTAAGAATGATAGCAGGATTAGAAGACATAA